In Virgibacillus sp. NKC19-16, a single genomic region encodes these proteins:
- a CDS encoding LLM class flavin-dependent oxidoreductase — MSTIQIPLSVLNLAPIRQGEGSKEAIDAMVDLAQATEKMGYRRYWIAEHHNTPTLVSSATAMLIKHTLEHTESIRVGSGGIMLPNHSPLVVAEQFGTMATIYPDRVDLGLGRAPGTDMLTANALRRSQNDSVYTFPEDVKTLLKHFGPEKVQDFVKAYPGVGTNIPIYILGSSTDSAVLAARLGLPYVFASHFAPKHMEEAISIYRQQFQPSDYLDAPYMTVCLNVIAAETDEEAKFEATTMHQFFLNIIRGSQSPLSPPVENMDQLWDSREKEAATSMSSMILTGSKDSVREQLTRFQEKYNVDEIMAISYMYDPAKQKRSYEILKEVVNGK; from the coding sequence ATGTCAACCATACAAATACCGTTATCGGTTTTAAATCTAGCACCCATTCGTCAAGGAGAGGGATCTAAAGAAGCCATCGATGCAATGGTTGATTTGGCGCAAGCAACTGAGAAGATGGGCTACAGGCGATATTGGATTGCGGAGCACCATAATACGCCGACACTTGTGAGTTCGGCTACTGCTATGTTAATTAAACATACCTTGGAGCATACAGAATCCATACGCGTTGGGTCTGGTGGAATTATGCTGCCTAATCATTCTCCATTGGTTGTAGCCGAACAATTTGGAACAATGGCAACCATTTATCCGGATCGAGTGGATTTGGGACTTGGTAGGGCACCTGGTACAGATATGTTGACCGCCAATGCACTTAGACGATCTCAAAATGATTCGGTTTATACATTTCCAGAGGATGTAAAGACGTTACTTAAACATTTTGGCCCTGAAAAGGTACAAGATTTTGTAAAAGCCTATCCTGGTGTTGGCACGAATATTCCAATCTATATTCTTGGTTCTTCCACTGATTCAGCTGTGTTGGCAGCTAGATTAGGTTTGCCGTATGTATTTGCTTCCCACTTTGCACCAAAACATATGGAAGAGGCCATTTCCATTTATCGTCAACAATTCCAGCCATCTGACTACTTGGATGCTCCTTATATGACGGTATGTCTGAATGTCATTGCGGCTGAAACGGATGAAGAAGCCAAATTTGAAGCCACAACCATGCACCAATTTTTCTTAAATATAATACGTGGTTCCCAATCGCCGTTAAGTCCTCCCGTTGAAAACATGGATCAACTTTGGGATTCGCGTGAGAAAGAAGCGGCTACGTCGATGTCCAGTATGATTTTGACCGGAAGTAAAGATTCGGTACGCGAACAGTTAACGCGTTTCCAAGAGAAATATAATGTGGATGAAATCATGGCTATATCGTATATGTATGATCCGGCCAAGCAAAAGCGCTCTTATGAAATTTTAAAAGAAGTTGTGAATGGAAAATAA
- a CDS encoding RNA-guided endonuclease InsQ/TnpB family protein: MLVRMNYKYEMFPNEEQMQTMDSWLSICRHQYNSALLDKQRFYQKNKSGLSRTKLQKQQKADKQKIPFLKTIPSQPLQEVFFRLESAYKNFFEGRARYPKIKKHKDYNSMTFTQFGVEKRNIKNKKTGEVNVRDVRYAASLDENNRLLISKLGAVYVNFHRPLEGKVKQVTMKRQGSRWFAIFSVERHVNETVDFPVQSTGIDVGIQKFAVLSNGSKVENPKFLLKEEKKLKRAQKKLSRMKKGSNNWKKQLQKVQQLHIKVANQRRDFLHKRSYHLSKTYKFVFVEDLNIRNMVKNRHLAKSIHDTGWGAFCNKLEYKCENNGGKLVRIKPH, translated from the coding sequence ATGCTGGTACGCATGAATTATAAATATGAAATGTTTCCAAACGAAGAACAGATGCAAACAATGGATAGTTGGCTGTCTATTTGTCGTCATCAGTATAATTCCGCACTTTTAGATAAACAGCGTTTTTATCAAAAAAACAAGTCAGGGCTGTCCCGAACTAAATTACAAAAACAGCAAAAAGCGGATAAACAAAAGATCCCTTTTCTTAAAACAATACCGTCGCAGCCTTTGCAGGAGGTATTTTTCCGTCTGGAAAGCGCATACAAGAATTTTTTCGAAGGGCGTGCACGTTATCCGAAAATCAAAAAACACAAAGATTATAATTCAATGACATTTACGCAATTTGGGGTTGAAAAACGAAATATAAAAAACAAGAAAACCGGTGAAGTCAACGTACGTGATGTGCGATATGCTGCTTCACTTGACGAGAACAACCGTCTACTAATTTCAAAGCTCGGAGCAGTATATGTAAACTTTCATCGCCCATTGGAAGGAAAGGTGAAACAAGTCACCATGAAACGCCAAGGTAGCCGTTGGTTTGCGATATTCAGTGTTGAAAGACACGTAAACGAAACGGTTGATTTCCCTGTTCAATCAACAGGCATTGATGTTGGTATTCAAAAGTTTGCCGTACTATCCAATGGGTCGAAAGTAGAAAATCCGAAGTTCCTCTTGAAAGAAGAAAAGAAATTAAAGCGAGCACAAAAGAAACTTTCCCGTATGAAAAAAGGCTCAAATAACTGGAAAAAACAATTACAAAAAGTGCAGCAACTACACATAAAAGTTGCGAACCAGCGCCGTGACTTTCTGCATAAACGAAGTTATCATCTATCGAAAACGTATAAATTTGTTTTTGTCGAAGACTTGAATATCCGAAATATGGTAAAAAATCGTCATTTGGCAAAGTCGATTCATGACACTGGTTGGGGTGCCTTTTGTAATAAGCTTGAATACAAATGTGAAAACAATGGTGGAAAACTCGTAAGAATTAAACCGCATTAA
- a CDS encoding zinc ribbon domain-containing protein, producing MKKSLSVRTHVCKSCGTVLDRDHNAAMNIEKVGLDLLGLRPTA from the coding sequence GTGAAAAAGTCTCTGTCCGTTCGCACGCATGTATGTAAATCATGCGGGACAGTTTTAGATCGCGACCATAATGCTGCCATGAATATTGAAAAAGTTGGACTGGATCTTTTGGGTTTGCGTCCAACTGCATAA
- a CDS encoding winged helix-turn-helix transcriptional regulator, protein MVKQPELCRVEDALGILVGKWKPIILLHLLQEGTKRFSELKRSMPGITQKMLTKQLRELEDEDIIERVVYPQVPPKVEYSITEYGRSLEPILEAMHEWGTKHMLHKRNKVNLST, encoded by the coding sequence ATGGTAAAGCAACCGGAATTATGTCGTGTGGAAGATGCTTTAGGGATTTTGGTAGGTAAGTGGAAACCCATTATTTTATTACATTTACTGCAGGAGGGAACGAAAAGATTCAGTGAGCTTAAACGTAGTATGCCTGGAATCACACAGAAGATGCTTACAAAGCAGCTTCGAGAATTAGAAGATGAAGACATTATTGAGCGCGTGGTATACCCACAGGTCCCTCCAAAAGTAGAGTACTCTATTACTGAATATGGTAGAAGCCTGGAGCCAATTCTGGAAGCCATGCATGAATGGGGTACGAAGCACATGTTACATAAGAGGAATAAAGTGAACCTCTCCACCTAA
- a CDS encoding LLM class flavin-dependent oxidoreductase → MEKYRIDQSKGMEFGLYTLGDHLPDPGTRERISAKQRIHEIIELAQLAEQAGIDFFSVGESHQEYFATQAHTVVLAAIAQATEKIKISSSSTIISTSDPVRVYEDFATIDLISGGRAEIVAGRASRVGLYDLLGYDLRDYEALYEEKFDLLRKINDEEIINWSGQFRADLNNAKVLPRPLNGSLPIWRAVGGTPASAIKAGYAGVPMYMAHLGGPVSVFKRTVDAYREALQQSGFDPSEFPVATAGFFYAADSSQQALRDMYPHINEGMKRTNGQGFPKQHFAQGVDPRSVMNIGSPQEIIEKILYQHEQFGHQRYIAQMDFGGMPFDKLKKNIELIGTEILPAIKKYTAK, encoded by the coding sequence ATGGAAAAATATCGTATAGATCAAAGCAAAGGAATGGAATTCGGACTTTATACATTAGGTGATCATTTACCGGATCCTGGAACGAGAGAGCGAATTTCCGCAAAGCAACGTATTCATGAAATAATTGAATTAGCGCAGCTTGCTGAGCAGGCAGGTATTGATTTTTTTAGTGTAGGTGAAAGTCACCAGGAGTATTTTGCAACACAAGCACATACGGTCGTTTTAGCAGCAATTGCCCAGGCAACAGAAAAGATTAAAATCTCAAGCTCTTCTACGATTATTAGCACCTCGGATCCAGTGCGTGTCTATGAAGATTTCGCGACAATTGATTTAATTTCAGGAGGGCGTGCAGAGATTGTTGCCGGTCGTGCATCAAGAGTGGGGCTTTATGATTTGTTGGGATATGATCTTCGTGATTATGAGGCGTTATATGAAGAGAAATTTGATTTGTTACGGAAGATTAACGATGAGGAAATAATTAACTGGAGTGGCCAATTTCGTGCAGATCTAAATAATGCAAAGGTTCTTCCACGTCCACTAAATGGCTCGCTTCCGATTTGGCGCGCAGTTGGTGGTACACCAGCTAGTGCAATAAAAGCCGGTTATGCCGGAGTTCCCATGTACATGGCTCATTTAGGCGGACCTGTTTCAGTATTTAAACGAACAGTAGACGCTTATCGTGAAGCCTTACAACAAAGCGGGTTTGATCCATCCGAATTCCCAGTTGCAACAGCTGGATTTTTCTACGCGGCTGATTCATCACAGCAGGCTTTACGAGATATGTACCCACATATTAATGAAGGAATGAAGCGAACGAATGGCCAAGGATTTCCGAAGCAGCACTTTGCTCAAGGAGTAGATCCGCGTAGTGTGATGAATATTGGTAGTCCACAGGAAATAATTGAAAAAATTCTTTACCAGCATGAGCAATTTGGTCATCAACGGTATATCGCACAAATGGATTTCGGCGGCATGCCTTTTGATAAATTAAAGAAAAATATTGAACTGATTGGTACTGAAATTTTACCAGCAATTAAGAAATACACGGCAAAATAA
- a CDS encoding NADPH-dependent FMN reductase: MKVVGLSGSKVGTKTRTAMDYTMKAVSEKYPETETTLIDLAEYDVQFSDGRNYLEYEGDTKYVAETIMEADAIILGTPIFQASIPATLKNIFDLLPVDAFRDKVISMIVTAGSAKHYLIVENQVKPILGYMKAQIVQTYVFIEEMDFYQKEITNEDVLFRIDRLVEDTVVLTETYKQIREAKEAEYDF; encoded by the coding sequence ATGAAGGTTGTCGGATTATCGGGTTCGAAAGTTGGAACGAAAACAAGAACAGCGATGGACTATACCATGAAAGCAGTCTCGGAAAAATACCCAGAGACGGAAACGACGTTAATTGATTTAGCAGAGTATGATGTACAGTTTAGTGATGGTCGTAACTATTTGGAATATGAAGGTGATACAAAATATGTCGCAGAAACCATCATGGAAGCTGATGCGATTATTTTGGGGACACCAATTTTTCAAGCATCCATACCAGCAACATTGAAGAACATCTTTGATTTACTTCCTGTAGACGCGTTTCGCGATAAAGTTATCAGCATGATTGTAACAGCAGGTTCCGCGAAGCATTACTTAATTGTAGAAAACCAAGTGAAACCTATTTTAGGATATATGAAAGCACAAATTGTACAAACTTATGTATTCATCGAAGAAATGGATTTCTATCAAAAAGAAATTACAAATGAAGACGTATTATTCCGAATTGATCGTTTGGTGGAAGATACAGTCGTATTAACGGAAACCTATAAGCAAATTCGTGAAGCGAAAGAAGCGGAATATGATTTCTAG
- a CDS encoding HAD family hydrolase, with product MNTRAIFIDMDGTLLTTSNEISRRNTEAINMLINQGVKVFLATGRQYEITAPYYKALELKTPMICLNGASIHDGRTGKAIQVKPIMLDKERFHQVTEEVSCNVLVHTATGLYCKSMSSEIAEWTREGGIPPSYVGDLRNVNYQDVLKYSIRTGGPSQQLSKSFKEEAAVIDWSDGFELVARGVSKWAAIKTLLRAYGINSSEVVTFGDGPNDIQMLRHSGTGVAMANADPIVKNAADFVTGHHQNDGLAEFIERHLVKSFVV from the coding sequence ATGAATACGCGCGCGATCTTTATTGATATGGATGGGACGCTACTAACGACTTCAAACGAAATATCCCGACGTAACACAGAAGCGATTAATATGCTAATTAATCAAGGGGTTAAGGTTTTTCTTGCAACGGGACGTCAATATGAAATAACAGCCCCTTACTATAAGGCACTTGAATTGAAAACGCCGATGATTTGTTTAAACGGCGCTTCCATTCACGATGGGAGAACAGGAAAAGCGATTCAGGTTAAGCCAATCATGTTGGATAAGGAGCGATTCCACCAAGTAACTGAAGAAGTTTCCTGCAATGTTCTTGTACACACTGCTACCGGCCTTTATTGCAAGAGTATGAGCTCAGAAATTGCCGAATGGACAAGGGAAGGTGGAATTCCTCCAAGTTATGTCGGTGATTTAAGAAATGTGAACTATCAGGATGTGCTAAAATACAGTATTCGAACAGGTGGCCCTAGCCAGCAACTTTCAAAATCATTTAAAGAGGAAGCTGCTGTCATTGATTGGAGTGATGGGTTTGAATTGGTGGCTCGTGGTGTTTCTAAATGGGCAGCCATTAAAACATTACTTCGTGCTTATGGAATCAACTCATCAGAAGTAGTTACATTTGGAGATGGCCCAAATGATATACAAATGCTTCGTCATTCCGGCACTGGAGTCGCTATGGCCAATGCTGATCCAATAGTAAAAAACGCAGCTGACTTTGTCACAGGGCATCATCAAAACGACGGCTTAGCCGAATTTATTGAACGTCACCTCGTCAAGTCCTTTGTTGTTTAG
- a CDS encoding atypical membrane-integrating protein (Mistic protein) yields the protein MKATEIERKSFDKSLDGILELFNNLEEDVPIIHFSDDVIENIERAKEKYGEDRVHQKINAIVGEMLSWLELEEDDSGSEAEETTDNDS from the coding sequence ATGAAGGCAACTGAAATAGAGCGAAAGTCGTTTGATAAATCATTGGATGGAATTCTAGAACTGTTCAATAATTTAGAAGAAGATGTGCCGATTATTCATTTTAGTGATGATGTAATTGAGAATATTGAACGCGCAAAGGAAAAATATGGGGAAGACAGGGTTCATCAAAAAATTAATGCCATTGTTGGTGAAATGCTTTCCTGGCTTGAACTGGAAGAGGATGATAGCGGTTCCGAAGCTGAAGAGACAACGGATAATGATTCTTAA
- a CDS encoding YolD-like family protein — protein MNDRGTIKWTSLMIPEHTNLLNQMWAEENYKEKPMIEEQQEIQINAALKQAINHDLPVEIKHYNDGDYLTSKGKLRKIDTATLRLDDATEIKLTDVLDVCVD, from the coding sequence ATGAATGATAGAGGCACAATAAAATGGACATCTTTGATGATACCGGAACATACGAACTTACTTAATCAAATGTGGGCGGAAGAGAATTATAAAGAAAAACCAATGATAGAGGAGCAACAAGAAATACAAATAAACGCTGCACTAAAGCAAGCTATAAATCATGATCTGCCTGTCGAAATTAAACATTATAACGATGGTGATTATCTAACTTCAAAAGGTAAGTTAAGGAAGATCGATACGGCTACATTAAGGTTGGATGATGCTACCGAAATTAAACTAACGGATGTACTTGATGTATGTGTTGATTAA
- a CDS encoding BCCT family transporter gives MEKKGKGSSKKSLIDHKIFAPSILIMIAICIPFAMYQDESLELLNGIFNQVVEIFNWGYLWYAILMVIAGLYMSFSKYGNVVLGDPLEKPRFTLFEYASILIAMGLGSTIMRTGMTEWANVAVDPPIGVEAMSADALMWGNAYSMFLWTFQTFAIFVMAAPALGYLVHVRKKPVMRISEACRVIFGDKFTDGIGGKILDVLFLVSILAGAAVTLGLGTPIVTYNLAEIFNIEITFGLTVIVTIVWVCFFSISAYLGIERGIKKLSTFNMYLAGALALFIMIAGPGVFILNYFTDSIGFLSTHYIDMILNTNAVHMGESTHIQSNTVFYFAYNATWAMLHSVFAATISRGRTVREMIMTYLLAPMLIAWGATAVLGGLGVQRFLTGEVPVLEIAQEDVMAAIPAILSSLPLSIIALVAFVVVAMIFMITTLDSTTYTIASYAGTRNMSKSEPSKNLRLIVAAIITVFALLLLRIGGLAPLEVVSGLLGIPIIFLQILTIYAAKKMMDEDRAWVNNVRKKKKWKQQQQQNQ, from the coding sequence ATGGAAAAGAAAGGTAAAGGGTCGAGCAAAAAAAGTCTAATTGACCATAAAATATTTGCTCCCTCTATACTTATTATGATCGCAATTTGTATACCTTTTGCGATGTACCAGGATGAATCGCTGGAATTGTTGAATGGTATATTTAATCAGGTTGTGGAGATATTTAACTGGGGATATCTTTGGTATGCCATTTTGATGGTTATAGCTGGTCTTTATATGTCATTTTCCAAATATGGAAATGTTGTTTTAGGAGATCCATTGGAAAAACCCAGGTTTACGCTATTTGAATATGCTTCGATTCTCATTGCCATGGGGCTTGGCTCTACCATCATGCGGACAGGGATGACCGAATGGGCCAATGTCGCAGTAGATCCCCCTATTGGTGTTGAGGCAATGTCAGCAGATGCGCTGATGTGGGGGAATGCATACAGTATGTTCCTGTGGACTTTCCAAACTTTTGCTATCTTTGTCATGGCAGCACCTGCCCTTGGATATCTTGTCCATGTCCGGAAGAAACCGGTTATGCGAATTTCCGAGGCATGTCGTGTAATTTTCGGAGATAAGTTTACAGATGGTATTGGCGGAAAAATATTGGATGTACTTTTCCTAGTCAGTATTCTTGCAGGTGCTGCGGTTACCTTAGGATTAGGGACGCCAATTGTTACTTATAATTTGGCTGAAATTTTTAATATCGAAATTACGTTTGGTTTAACAGTAATCGTAACTATCGTGTGGGTGTGCTTTTTCTCTATCAGTGCCTACTTAGGAATAGAAAGAGGTATTAAGAAATTAAGTACTTTTAATATGTATCTTGCCGGTGCATTAGCCTTATTTATCATGATAGCGGGTCCTGGTGTATTCATACTTAATTATTTCACAGACTCTATTGGTTTTCTGTCTACACACTATATTGATATGATCCTTAATACGAATGCCGTTCATATGGGAGAAAGCACACATATACAAAGTAATACCGTGTTTTATTTCGCCTATAATGCAACATGGGCTATGCTGCATAGTGTTTTCGCCGCAACGATATCACGGGGAAGAACGGTAAGGGAAATGATTATGACGTATCTATTAGCGCCGATGCTCATAGCTTGGGGTGCAACAGCGGTCCTTGGAGGTCTTGGCGTGCAGAGGTTCCTAACCGGAGAAGTTCCTGTACTGGAAATTGCCCAAGAGGATGTAATGGCAGCCATACCGGCCATATTGAGTTCATTACCTTTATCAATTATCGCGCTTGTGGCATTTGTCGTCGTTGCCATGATTTTCATGATTACGACACTGGATTCGACAACATATACTATTGCTTCTTATGCAGGAACGAGGAACATGAGTAAGTCAGAACCCTCGAAAAATTTGCGGCTGATTGTCGCCGCAATCATTACTGTGTTTGCCCTGCTATTATTGCGTATAGGTGGCCTTGCCCCACTGGAAGTAGTTTCAGGACTGCTGGGGATACCGATTATTTTCTTACAGATTCTGACTATTTATGCCGCTAAGAAAATGATGGATGAGGATAGAGCATGGGTAAATAATGTAAGGAAGAAAAAGAAATGGAAACAACAACAGCAACAGAATCAATAA
- a CDS encoding S1 domain-containing RNA-binding protein yields the protein MSIEVGSKVQGKVTGITNFGAFVEIPGGKTGLVHISEVADSYVKDVNDHLTKGDQIEVKVISEKEGKIALSIKKAIDRPERPARQGGDSRNSKANRSRGNFKSKESFEDKMAKFLKTSEENLSTLKRSTDTKRGGRGGRRG from the coding sequence TTGTCAATTGAAGTAGGTAGCAAGGTACAAGGTAAAGTAACAGGCATAACTAATTTTGGTGCATTCGTAGAAATACCAGGCGGCAAAACAGGGCTTGTGCATATCAGCGAAGTAGCTGATAGCTATGTAAAAGATGTTAATGATCATCTAACAAAAGGGGATCAAATTGAAGTAAAAGTTATTAGTGAGAAAGAGGGGAAAATTGCTTTATCCATTAAAAAAGCAATTGATAGACCAGAGCGTCCAGCACGCCAAGGCGGAGATAGCAGGAATTCCAAAGCCAATCGCTCCAGAGGTAATTTCAAATCTAAGGAATCTTTTGAAGATAAAATGGCTAAGTTTTTAAAAACTAGTGAAGAAAATTTATCTACGCTTAAACGCAGCACTGATACAAAACGAGGCGGTAGAGGCGGAAGACGCGGATAG
- a CDS encoding YeeE/YedE family protein — MGTSVASVQPVSEVKDPVEKRPDLNKPQMPLIIGGLFVGAILMIYLMITQNSIQPLLLVIGLLLGYTLFHARFGFTSAFRRLAAVGNGQALRSHMLMLAVAVTLFAPILAFGYSFFGGEVAGYVSPIGISLLVGAFMFGIGMQLGGGCASGTLFAVGGGRTVMFVTLLFFIAGSTIGAKHLPFWTEDLPAFEPVSLATSTGLGYGGAWALSIALFGLIAWITLVVEKKKKAPKMAPVPSATGWRRILRGSWPLFAAAIALAVLNALTLMTRGTPWGITSAFALWGSKIAQFFGVDVASWGYWQGANAAMLESSIFADSTTVLNLGVIIGAFLASAAGGLFKFTRINPKNVAAAVIGGLLMGYGARLAFGCNIGAYFGGIASFSLHGYIWGILALGGTFVALYLRPLFGLSVPKSKDSFC, encoded by the coding sequence ATGGGGACATCAGTAGCTAGTGTTCAACCTGTAAGTGAAGTAAAAGATCCGGTGGAAAAAAGACCTGATTTAAACAAGCCTCAAATGCCACTAATAATTGGTGGGCTATTTGTTGGGGCTATATTAATGATATATTTAATGATTACACAAAATAGTATTCAACCACTACTACTTGTAATTGGTTTGTTGCTTGGATATACATTGTTCCATGCACGTTTTGGCTTCACCTCAGCATTTCGTAGGTTGGCGGCTGTCGGAAATGGGCAGGCCCTGCGTTCACATATGTTAATGTTAGCCGTTGCTGTTACATTATTTGCTCCGATTCTAGCATTTGGTTATTCATTCTTTGGTGGAGAAGTTGCTGGATATGTATCACCAATTGGCATTAGTCTCCTAGTAGGTGCCTTCATGTTTGGAATAGGAATGCAGCTTGGTGGAGGTTGTGCTTCCGGTACGCTTTTTGCCGTCGGTGGTGGGCGTACTGTCATGTTTGTAACGCTATTATTCTTTATTGCTGGTTCAACAATAGGAGCCAAACACCTTCCGTTCTGGACGGAGGATTTACCAGCATTCGAACCTGTTTCTCTAGCAACATCTACGGGACTTGGTTATGGTGGCGCATGGGCATTATCGATTGCATTGTTTGGTCTAATCGCTTGGATTACCTTAGTTGTTGAGAAAAAGAAAAAAGCACCAAAAATGGCTCCTGTACCGTCAGCAACTGGTTGGAGGAGAATTCTCCGTGGATCATGGCCGTTGTTCGCAGCTGCAATTGCGTTAGCTGTTCTAAACGCCTTAACGTTAATGACTCGTGGTACACCATGGGGAATAACTTCAGCTTTTGCCTTATGGGGTTCAAAAATAGCACAGTTCTTTGGCGTCGATGTAGCTAGTTGGGGCTATTGGCAAGGTGCTAACGCCGCAATGTTAGAGTCATCGATTTTTGCAGACTCTACAACTGTATTAAACTTGGGTGTAATCATAGGGGCGTTTCTAGCATCAGCAGCAGGTGGACTATTTAAGTTTACTAGAATCAACCCGAAAAATGTAGCAGCAGCTGTTATAGGTGGATTACTCATGGGATATGGTGCCAGGCTCGCATTTGGCTGTAACATCGGCGCATACTTCGGAGGCATTGCATCATTTAGCCTTCATGGATATATTTGGGGAATCCTTGCATTAGGAGGAACCTTTGTAGCACTCTATCTCAGGCCGTTGTTTGGGTTATCGGTACCAAAATCAAAAGACTCATTTTGTTGA
- a CDS encoding hydroxymethylglutaryl-CoA synthase: MEIGIDKIGFYTPHLYVDMNKLAVERNVEPEKFTIGIGQEKMAIAPLTQDPVTLAANAALDILDEEDKEKIDFVLFGTESGIDQSKSAAVYVHRLLGLNPQARAVEVKQACYGATAAIQMAKGHIALNPESKVLVLGSDIARYGLNTGGEATQGAGAVAMVVSADPSIMVLEGPSAYLTADVMDFWRPVYSDEAFVDGKFSNEQYIAFFSSAWEQYKSKTGQGLADFEAFSFHLPYTKMGKKALRAVLDEGTEEDSERLLANHQIGAVYNRNVGNIYTASLYLSLLSLLEQSEDLQDGSRIGLFSYGSGAVGELFAGRLQPGYREHLNVARHSELFATRKEVTVSEYEEIFQETLPTDGSSLDLDIDQDPAKICLSGIEGHSRQYVNKASNIEAEKISARAER; encoded by the coding sequence GTGGAAATTGGAATTGACAAAATTGGTTTTTACACCCCGCATTTATATGTGGATATGAACAAACTCGCTGTCGAAAGAAATGTTGAGCCGGAAAAATTTACAATTGGAATTGGGCAGGAAAAGATGGCTATCGCACCTCTCACGCAGGATCCGGTGACATTGGCCGCAAATGCAGCATTGGATATTTTAGATGAAGAAGATAAAGAAAAGATCGATTTTGTTTTATTTGGAACTGAATCTGGTATCGATCAATCAAAATCTGCAGCAGTATATGTGCATCGCCTGCTTGGGTTAAATCCTCAAGCACGGGCTGTTGAAGTGAAACAAGCTTGTTATGGAGCTACTGCCGCCATTCAAATGGCTAAAGGGCATATTGCGTTGAATCCGGAAAGTAAGGTATTGGTCCTAGGCTCAGATATTGCGAGATACGGCTTAAACACTGGAGGCGAAGCGACACAAGGAGCTGGAGCTGTTGCTATGGTTGTAAGCGCAGATCCCAGCATTATGGTTCTTGAGGGCCCGAGTGCTTATTTGACTGCTGATGTTATGGATTTTTGGCGACCTGTATACTCTGACGAAGCATTTGTAGATGGAAAATTCTCGAATGAGCAATATATTGCATTCTTCTCCAGTGCCTGGGAGCAATACAAATCCAAAACAGGTCAGGGACTAGCAGATTTTGAAGCATTTTCTTTTCATTTGCCATACACGAAGATGGGCAAAAAAGCGTTAAGAGCTGTTTTAGATGAAGGAACAGAAGAAGATAGTGAACGTTTATTAGCAAACCATCAAATTGGTGCGGTTTATAATAGAAATGTTGGTAATATTTATACGGCTTCGTTGTATTTAAGTTTGCTTTCACTGCTTGAGCAGAGTGAAGACTTGCAGGATGGTTCACGAATCGGGCTATTCAGCTATGGCTCAGGAGCAGTAGGGGAGTTATTTGCCGGCAGGCTGCAGCCGGGTTACCGGGAGCATTTAAATGTAGCGCGTCACAGTGAGTTATTTGCTACAAGAAAAGAGGTAACAGTTTCCGAATATGAGGAGATTTTCCAGGAGACATTGCCAACTGATGGATCAAGCCTTGATCTTGATATTGACCAAGATCCAGCAAAAATCTGCCTCTCCGGGATCGAGGGACATTCTCGCCAGTATGTGAATAAGGCAAGTAATATCGAGGCAGAAAAAATTTCGGCTCGTGCAGAACGTTGA